In Stigmatopora nigra isolate UIUO_SnigA chromosome 21, RoL_Snig_1.1, whole genome shotgun sequence, the genomic stretch TTGGCCCTGAGATGAAGTATGGGAGTTATTAGGATACCTTCAGTTGGAGGTATATCAAAAATGTGTATGAATCAAACGGCAACTTTGACTTGAGAACTACTTGCTCTAGAATATTTATACCATCTCCGTGTTTAATGCATGTCTGGACACCCTCCCTTTTAAGTGAAACTTTACCGCTGCACGACCGTCATTTTACCGATTTCCCCGGAATTTGGATTTGTtcttacattatttatttatattgaacGCGTCTGCGAGATGGCCAGGATAATTAGTGACTTTGGTGTTTGTGATGACAATAGAGGGATGGCTAGTGCCTgcttattttttccctttcttttttttgtaaataaataatgacactacaagaaaaaacaaatcttgCTATGATAATGTGAATATGTGTAGTCTTTGTACTTGTACTGTTCCTTTTTATTTCAAGTATCAAACGAGCACTCCACTAGGAGGAAATCAATGTGTATCGATACTCGCGTTTCTTTTATAAcgtttaaagaaaaagaaaaaaaacgcttttgtttatatttctttttatatacGTCATACCATATTTATATAGCTGACAATAGTGGaacatttgttctttttttccatggTTGTGATCTGCTTGCTAAAAATGCCATGCATACACTTTTGTGCggttttcaaataaatgttaaaatgagACTGTTTAACCTGCCATTTTGTGAcgataaaaaaacatgtccgACTGACTGTTTAAAGAAGGATAGACCTACCGTATGTGCTCCATTTTCATTGCTCGAAACCTGCCTTGTTTGTGCTAACGCAGGCGAATGGCTAACCTGCAGCGCGAGTCAATCCACCTGCCGTgcaaattttaaaaacaatttcaaaacgtcaaaaaggcaaaatgtttcacatcacaaacatcaatgttcctttattttcattcaaCCAGCACTATGGgggccatacaaaaataaatacgcCGGGCTCATTCAGTATTATTACCTCACCTTGCAATTGACAAACCTACAAGATCAATTAAATGTGGGCTTTTTATGACCAAGGTCACTTAAAACCTCCAAAAATCTTTGTGAAGAAGTCGCCATCATCGTCCCGCATGCCTGAGAAGTGAGGACCTGAAAGAAGCACATGGACTGAATTAGCACGGGAAAAATACAGCAATATGCTAAAATCCACAGTACACTTTTTGCTAAAGTAGGCAGGCGCAATGTGCAAAAACGTAGGTGGCGTGTACTGACCCATTTGATCTTGCGCTCCCTCTCCACCTCCGTGGCCTCCCGAGCGAGTAACGGTGGTTTCCTGGTTTCCTTGGCCGTCTCGGACCGTGCGCCGCTCTTCTAAAGTCTTGTCGAGAGATACAAATTAAAATATGCTTATActttgtggttaaaaaaaggcttacCAAAGAATCAGAAAGGCAAAAATCTCATCTTTTTACACTGAGCACACTAACTTTGGCATACTACCTTCAGCCTTGCAATTTTTGTAActgctttcattttattttgtagatgaaaataaaaaagaagtatTATAGAGTGAGAGAAATGGACATACCCCGTCAGGTTTCAGCACTTTGGTGACAGTGACCGAGTGAAAGAAGGACCTGGGCCCCCGGGGCTGCCGACTCGGCACTAGCTCGTCGGGTACTGTCAGAATCTGATCCAGACCGCCAGAGGACACTGCAGAATCCAGATCTAGGAAAATGAAGATGGAAACAAGAATTAGAATGACTTTTCCCAAGCACCAAAAGTCAATTATCCCCCACCTCCGTCTTCTTTACGCTCGTCTTTTGCCGTTTTTGGTAGCTTTTCTCTCCAGACATCATTGAactaaaaaaggcaaaaagagtCATTGACATATTGCCACATGAAATTGGATATCGCTGACATTTCATTTACCTttgaaaagggggaggagctcGGGAATTGCGGCGACTCGTAAGACGGATGATGGGAATCGTTTCTACCCCGTCCTTCACTATCGGGAGATTTGAGCATGAAGTCTCGAAGGGGGTTCCCGTGTCTTCCCTCCGGACGGGGTGGTGGTGCGAGACTGGGAACACCTACGGCACAAGATGGCGTCACATCACGCAGCCCACAATTTCCTAGGTGGCATTCTGCATTTACCTGAATGTGAATCCCAGCCACCAAGATGGGAAAAAATCTCCTCCATCTCCCTGAAGATGTGTCCAAACATGGGAGGTTCTTGGATTCTCATCCCGTCAGGACTGAAGCTGAAACCGAACTTCCAGGCGCTATCAAAGGGGTCCTGAGCGTCCCCCTGGAAACTGTCAAAGTAAAAGCCGTCGTCTTCGTCATCGTCTTCCTCTTCCCGGGTCATGGCATCGAAGAATGGCTCCctattaaatggaaaaatattaaagTTGCTCTCTAATGATAAGCCaagtagaaaattcacaaatgttttatttgaatttatgaGGGCGTGcagttacatttgataaagGCAAATTTGagtaaaggaaaaaataacGAACATACAACGGTGAATTAACTCACCATTCACCGCATTAGCTAACTTTATATTTGGAGTTTGTAATGTTACGTCAGGCGCGAATAGTCTGCCTAAATTATATTTCACTCATAATTATATGGCTGGGAAACAATATTTATCATGTAAAATACACCACGGCATTAAATGCACGTCACGTTAATCTGTAAAACAGCCCACTTCAACACGATACACTTGCTAGCTAAAAGCTAGATAGCAAATGTTACTTTAGCCTCGTTTTTACTCACCTTCGGCCACCAAAGCGACCACTGGGGACCCCGAAGAAACCACGAAATAAATCAAAAACGCTCATTTGGGCTTGGTTCACGATAAAAACGATAACATTATTAAAACGTGCTGGCGGCAAAGTGCGTGGAATGTAAACAACGCAGGTGCCACTGATTACTGATCAGAAAACTTCACTGCCgtaaagtgttttgttttaccGTAATGACAGCAAGAGGCTGTTGTAGACCAGATTCTCGTTTCACTCACTTTACTTTTACGACGAAAAATCACATAAGACGACTGTGTTGTCATTTCTCAGTAGAATTTAACTAGACCACAGTAAACAAAACCGGGAGACTTTAAGTCATTCACATCcccaaaatgatgaaaatgtctttgtccttgtttattaatatttatatatttttacaaaataaaaaaggaaacaaaatctcTAATAAGATCTGCATGGAATCAGCGGAGCAAAGCGAACAAACAGGCactacagtactttttttttgtttgtatgtacAAGACAAGTTTTTCCATTtacaattgtgttttttaatgcacagtacaaaaaaaagaatcactgacaaaaacaaacaaaacccaTAAAGTACAAGTCTGTCCATCAGTATTGGATGCTGGAAGGTTTCCTTTCAAATGTGCAGGAAAGGGTGGCGGCGCATGGAGAGGTCTACTTAACTCGAGACATTACTGGATTATTAACATCGGAAGGCGGATTGGTTTTGGGAAGGATTCTTGGATAACCAGCCATAATATTCAAATGGTAACAGTAACTGTACATATGTTTTATACACTATGAAAATTCTGTGCTaggcaaaaaacaaaagcacagtAACCCCATCTCGCCCCCCAACTTGTCTTATGTGTACAAACATGCACGCAACCACATGACAAACATCCTCACTCCAAGCCAGCTcgcttatatatttatatatatctatatttagtaaaaaataaacttcacAACTCTAACAAATTTTTGCGAATTGCTTCTTCCAACTTAAAAAAAGGGACATAAAATAGGGCCTGGGGGAGAAACCAAAAAGGTCAATCAAGCAATGGAATAGTTTGcggaagagaaaagagaaaagaggcCTTCTCCATCACCACCATCCTGCATTACTACTTCAATcctcccaacaacaacaaaaagtgtaGGGTGTAGACTGCAGAGAATACATCAACATACAGAACCATACGGGAAACAttcttttaaagaaataaatgtgACATACGCGAGTAAAAGGGGGCGGTGCCAAGTTCACCAATTCCGCGAAAGGCGCCGTGTCACCTCATGTTTTTCTAACCATTCATTCTCCCCGGCAGACGCGCCGGGAAATTCAGCAGGAGTTAACCTTCGATACGGAGATGGGTATTCCAGGGGATCCGGGGCTCTGACCTCGGGTGTTAGTTGGCCCCCCAGTTGTAGCTGTTGTACGCAGACTTGTTGATCTGAGACTTTTGCTGAATGGACGCAGTCGGATTGCGCTGGCCGCTGCCGCTCTGTGCAAATGTGCGGACAGGAGAAAAAGGTGAGAACGGGAAAAGCGgatgaaaaaactaaaaaaaagtgaaaagacatCTCACCTGGGCGTCCTGCTGCAGGTGGTGGTGTAAGATCTGGTTGTGGGGCTGCTGGTGCGGTGCCAGGATATGCATAAAAGGGCCCGGGGCGTAGCCCGCAGGGGCGGGGGCGTTGATGGGACCGCCGCTACCCAGAGCCGAGGGGAGGCTGAACGATGCCGTGGGCGTGCCGGCGTGGAAACCCTGCTTCTCAAACGACTGCTGGAAGgaccaaagaaagaaaaggcaTTCAAGACTTATTACATTCATGACAGACTCATTTAGGTTTAGAGCAGGAGGAAGCTACACTCCTTAACCAGTGCGGCTAAATTGTATACTTATATTTCCTTTCATCAATCAACTTTGGAGAAATACTCAGTGAATTTTAAGGTATTGGACTTGCCTGCGTCTTTGTGTAAACAGAACCGGAAATATCCGGTACTCCCGTGTTACTCGAGGTCACAGAAACTCCTGGGGAAggcgagggggaaaaaaaagcaatcaatCACGGGAAATGTGGAAAACAACAGGGCAGAGCAAATGACTGGGAAACAATTTGTGTGAATCCACCACACAGCTTCTGGAAATTGTAGCAGCACCACCACTCACCTACTCCGGGCCCGCTGACATTGTTGGCCGGTTTGTTTtgcgcggcggcggcagcggctgCAGCAGCGGCGGCCGCAGCTGCGGCCACGGCGTTGCCGTATCCGCCCTTACAGAAATCCCCACTCCCTGAAGCCTGACCCACATCCTCATAGCCTGCAAGAGTCAAGACACAGCCGCGACCCGCAGCGTTAGACCCACCGGCCCCAGAGAGCACTTGCCAACTGACCACCTTTGGGCATATGATTAGTATTGTTAGCAAGTGCTATGTGAGGGGGAGGAAAGCGGGAAGCTGGGCTGAGGGGAGGTGGAAAGTCAGCTTGACTCACGGCAGGAAGCGGCAAAGCAGCAACCCAAAAAAGTTGCTGGAGGGAAAGCGTTAGAAGGGCGGATTGGGGATAAGAGAACATCCAAAATGGCTCTTATTCATGACTCCTATTCTtcccatttttatttagttttactaAATGGGTTGGAGtgagaaatgttttttgtgtgatttaaaaagaataagagTCATGATCAATTATAAATGTTGATACTGTtctatataaaaacaaatgagatGGGGTAAAGGCTGTGTTCTACTTCACTAAGGTTAGCCGCAAAAACCTGCACGTAGGCCTACCAGTGCTGTATCCATGGGAACCGTAGCCGCTAGCCTGTTGGAAGGGTGTGGCCGCCGCGCCGACATTCACGCCGTGCTGCTTTGACGAGGTAGGCGCCACCTGAAAGAATCCCGTGAATGCAGCGGGGAACATTTTCTtggttttgttgacttttttcgCCCCCTCCCAGTCCGAGCCTTACCGGGAAGACGGCGGGGCCGTACTGGAAGGTGTTGGGCAGCCCCGGCATGCCCGTGTAATAGGGCAGGCTGGTGTAACTGTAGCCGGGGGGCAGCGCCGGATTCAGGAAGGGCTGCTGGGTGGAATGGTGCGCCTGCGTCTGGTTTTGCTGCTGATTCTGCGCCAAAGTGGTGGCGGGGGCCGGCGAGGATGCGTCGCCTCGACCAAACTTTGATAAGTCGCCTAAGCAGGAGATGCTCCGTTAAGAAAAAATGcttctgaatgaatgaatgtgatttttaaataacGTCTCACCAGAATACGGGTTATTGGTTAACCCGGCGTCTCTGCTCGTCAGTGCTGTCGTAGGGGTGGCAAATCCAAACCCGTAGTAATCCTGCAGCCACGCAAAGAGA encodes the following:
- the hax1 gene encoding HCLS1-associated protein X-1 encodes the protein MSVFDLFRGFFGVPSGRFGGRREPFFDAMTREEEDDDEDDGFYFDSFQGDAQDPFDSAWKFGFSFSPDGMRIQEPPMFGHIFREMEEIFSHLGGWDSHSGVPSLAPPPRPEGRHGNPLRDFMLKSPDSEGRGRNDSHHPSYESPQFPSSSPFSKFNDVWREKLPKTAKDERKEDGDLDSAVSSGGLDQILTVPDELVPSRQPRGPRSFFHSVTVTKVLKPDGTLEERRTVRDGQGNQETTVTRSGGHGGGEGAQDQMGPHFSGMRDDDGDFFTKIFGGFK